In Felis catus isolate Fca126 chromosome E1, F.catus_Fca126_mat1.0, whole genome shotgun sequence, the following proteins share a genomic window:
- the CBX2 gene encoding chromobox protein homolog 2 — protein MEELSSVGEQVFAAECILSKRLRKGKLEYLVKWRGWSSKHNSWEPEENILDPRLLLAFQKKEHEKEVQNRKRGKRPRGRPRKHTVMSCSRHSKLKEPDAPSKSSSSTSSSTSSSTSSDEDEDSDLDAKRGPRGRETHPVPQKKAQILVAKPELKDPVRKKRGRKPLPPEQKAARRPVSLAKVLKTARKDLGTPAGKLPPPLSAPVAGLAALKAHAKEACGGPGAVASPENLASLMKGMAGSPSRSGISWQSSIVHYMNRMSQSQAQAASRLALKAQTTSKCGLGLDLKVRTQKGELGMSPPGSKAPKAPGSGTVEQKGGSAGGPPYVHSGGKAPAGCLGVQPAPAQELSPQVLDLQSVKNGTPGVGAVARHAAATKGVPATNPATGKSAGGAPPGGSGASVSCDTNKSEKLASRGAALPTPAGKRDCVKGSSGPGGQEGHAGPGEGRKAALPSEVSTGEENSSSDSDPDPASPPGAGQNLSVSVQTSQDWKPTRSLIEHVFVTDVTANLITVTVKESPTSVGFFNLRHY, from the exons ATGGAGGAGCTGAGCAGCGTGGGCGAGCAGGTCTTCGCCGCCGAGTGCATCCTGAGCAAGCGGCTCCGCAAG GGCAAGCTGGAGTACCTGGTCAAGTGGCGCGGCTGGTCCTCCAA acaCAACAGCTGGGAGCCAGAGGAAAATATCCTGGACCCGAGGCTGCTCCTGGCCTTCCAGAAGAA GGAACACGAGAAGGAGGTGCAGAACCGGAAGCGAGGCAAGAGGCCGAGGGGCAGGCCCAGGAAGCACACGGTGATGTCCTGTAGCCGGCACTCCAAGCTCAAG GAACCCGACGCCCCCTCCAAGTCCAGCAGTTCCACGTCTTCGTCCACGTCTTCCTCCACGTCCTCGGACGAAGACGAAGACAGCGACTTGGACGCCAAGAGGGGTCCCCGGGGCCGCGAGACCCACCCAGTGCCTCAGAAGAAGGCCCAGATCTTGGTGGCCAAGCCTGAGTTGAAGGACCCCGTCCGGAAGAAGCGAGGCCGCAAGCCCTTGCCCCCAGAGCAGAAGGCGGCCCGGAGACCTGTGAGCCTGGCCAAGGTGCTGAAAACCGCCCGGAAGGACCTGGGGACGCCGGCCGGCAAGCTGCCCCCGCCGCTCAGCGCCCCCGTGGCGGGCCTGGCGGCCCTGAAGGCCCACGCCAAGGAGGCCTGCGGTGGCCCCGGCGCCGTGGCCAGCCCGGAGAACCTGGCCAGCCTCATGAAGGGCATGGCTGGCAGTCCCAGCCGGAGTGGCATCAGCTGGCAGAGCTCCATTGTGCACTACATGAACCGAATGAGCCAGAGCCAGGCCCAGGCCGCCAGCAGACTGGCGCTCAAGGCCCAGACCACCAGCAAGTGCGGCCTCGGGCTGGACCTCAAGGTGAGGACGCAGAAGGGGGAACTGGGGATGAGCCCCCCGGGAAGCAAAGCCCCAAAGGCCCCCGGCAGCGGGACTGTGGAGCAGAAAGGAGGGAGTGCGGGGGGGCCCCCCTACGTCCACAGCGGTGGCAAGGCCCCTGCCGGCTGCCTGGGCGTCCAGCCTGCACCCGCCCAGGAGCTGAGCCCCCAGGTCTTGGACTTACAGAGTGTCAAGAACGGCACACCAGGGGTGGGTGCGGTTGCCCGCCATGCTGCGGCCACCAAGGGCGTCCCTGCCACCAACCCGGCCACTGGGAAGAGCGCCGGGGGCGCCCCCCCCGGGGGGAGTGGGGCCAGCGTGTCCTGCGACACCAACAAGAGTGAGAAGCTGGCTTCTAGGGGGGCCGCTCTGCCCACCCCTGCAGGCAAGAGGGACTGTGTCAAAGGCAGCTCGGGCCCCGGTGGGCAGGAGGGCCACGCGGGCCCCGGAGAAGGGCGCAAGGCGGCCTTGCCGTCCGAGGTGAGCACCGGAGAGGAGAACAGCAGTTCCGACTCCGACCCCGACCCGGCCTCCCCGCCCGGCGCTGGACAGAACCTGTCTGTGTCTGTCCAGACCAGCCAGGACTGGAAGCCCACCCGCAGCCTCATCGAGCACGTCTTCGTCACCGATGTCACCGCCAACCTCATCACAGTCACGGTGAAGGAGTCCCCCACCAGCGTGGGCTTCTTCAACCTGAGACATTACTGA